A single genomic interval of Lewinellaceae bacterium harbors:
- a CDS encoding aminoglycoside phosphotransferase family protein, producing MNKTSWDNDWILQEIVPQFDLAFVQSIQSVGSGHINDSYRVITDSGDAFLQRINHQVFRPVKELMNNMELLLDLMHRSLESAYPKLIRSRTGANMVYDAQSDSYWRMTTFIPGATLTNTTDPEIAREAGKAIATFHQKSRQLDPATFFPVIPDFHDMFWRYEQFYDACAEDNSDRLMGVLPLVEWVESMEDTMTALPTEVLQHHIPIQVVHNDTKLENILFDERQEVICLIDLDTVMPGTILYDVGDALRTLPVNLPEDAVDVEKLEISIPLTTAFLEGYLAIQGKELNEYELTWLPFAAPYMTFIMGIRFLTDYLSGDVYYKTKIDKHNLFRARNQFALVKKWLELQPALQAFVREHSQNIKSADQG from the coding sequence ATGAATAAAACAAGTTGGGATAACGATTGGATCCTACAGGAAATCGTACCTCAGTTTGACCTGGCCTTCGTTCAATCCATTCAAAGTGTGGGCTCTGGACACATCAATGACTCTTACCGGGTCATCACAGATTCTGGTGATGCCTTTCTTCAGCGCATCAATCATCAGGTATTTCGTCCGGTCAAAGAGCTAATGAATAATATGGAGCTGCTGCTTGACCTGATGCACCGCTCTCTTGAAAGCGCCTATCCAAAACTGATCCGGAGCCGTACTGGTGCAAACATGGTTTACGATGCACAATCCGACAGTTACTGGCGAATGACGACTTTCATACCGGGTGCCACCCTGACGAATACCACCGACCCGGAAATTGCCCGCGAAGCAGGAAAAGCCATCGCAACATTTCATCAAAAATCCAGACAACTGGATCCGGCAACATTTTTTCCGGTAATTCCGGATTTCCACGACATGTTCTGGCGCTATGAACAATTCTATGATGCCTGTGCAGAAGACAATTCAGACCGTCTGATGGGTGTTCTACCCCTGGTCGAATGGGTGGAATCCATGGAAGACACCATGACTGCCCTGCCCACAGAGGTCCTGCAGCACCATATCCCAATTCAGGTTGTTCACAATGACACCAAACTCGAGAACATCCTGTTCGATGAACGTCAGGAAGTGATCTGCCTGATCGATCTCGACACGGTAATGCCCGGTACCATCCTGTATGACGTGGGAGACGCGCTGCGGACACTACCGGTCAATCTGCCTGAGGATGCCGTCGATGTCGAAAAACTGGAAATATCAATCCCTCTCACGACTGCTTTCCTGGAAGGTTACCTGGCAATTCAGGGTAAGGAACTCAATGAATATGAGCTTACATGGCTCCCATTTGCCGCTCCCTATATGACATTTATCATGGGTATCCGGTTTTTAACCGATTACCTGTCTGGTGATGTCTATTACAAGACCAAAATTGATAAACACAATTTATTCCGTGCCCGCAACCAGTTTGCACTGGTAAAGAAGTGGCTCGAACTACAACCTGCCTTACAGGCTTTCGTCAGAGAACATTCTCAGAACATCAAATCAGCGGACCAGGGTTAA
- a CDS encoding NTP transferase domain-containing protein — translation MKPTLLILAAGKGSRYGGLKQMDAFGPNGETIIDYSIYDAIQAGFEKIVFIVRESFVEEFKALFEPKFKNRVETVYVCQELDVLPKGYEAPHDRTKPWGTAHAVWVARDVIHEPFAVINADDYYGQEAFHTMAKFLTEEVNEQLYSYVAYSLINTLSEHGTVNRGVCHVDEEGYLTSVEEIIKIRRQSDGTISYPNPDGGPDLLLTEDTLVSMNFWGFHPSYFELSETILKQFLSQHGREEKSEFYIPTAVFTMMRTHGIKVQSLYSEASWFGVTYPEDKPMVQTRLNQLITSGAYPDQLW, via the coding sequence ATTAAACCTACCTTATTGATCCTGGCGGCAGGCAAAGGTAGCCGTTACGGAGGGCTGAAGCAGATGGATGCATTTGGCCCCAATGGAGAAACCATCATTGACTACTCCATCTATGATGCCATCCAGGCTGGTTTTGAAAAAATCGTTTTCATTGTACGGGAATCCTTTGTGGAGGAATTCAAAGCCTTGTTCGAACCGAAATTCAAAAATCGCGTGGAGACCGTTTATGTCTGTCAGGAACTTGACGTCCTCCCGAAGGGATATGAAGCACCTCATGACCGTACCAAGCCCTGGGGAACAGCGCATGCCGTTTGGGTTGCCAGGGATGTCATCCATGAACCTTTTGCCGTGATCAATGCCGATGACTACTATGGCCAGGAAGCATTCCACACCATGGCAAAATTTCTGACCGAAGAGGTAAATGAGCAATTATACAGCTATGTTGCTTATTCACTGATCAATACTTTGAGCGAACACGGTACGGTGAACCGGGGTGTTTGCCATGTGGACGAAGAAGGATACCTGACCTCGGTGGAAGAGATCATAAAGATCCGCCGCCAATCCGACGGCACCATAAGTTATCCGAACCCTGATGGAGGCCCGGATCTGCTGCTTACCGAAGACACCCTGGTCTCTATGAATTTCTGGGGATTTCACCCTTCCTACTTTGAGTTGAGCGAGACCATATTAAAGCAGTTCCTAAGCCAGCATGGTCGTGAGGAAAAGTCGGAATTCTATATCCCTACAGCTGTCTTTACCATGATGCGGACCCATGGGATCAAAGTGCAATCGCTCTACAGTGAAGCTTCCTGGTTTGGCGTTACCTATCCGGAAGACAAACCCATGGTCCAGACGAGGTTAAATCAATTAATTACCAGCGGGGCATACCCTGACCAACTGTGGTAA
- a CDS encoding alpha-L-fucosidase → MGRTVYWNVLQSVLGLGIVLAMTGCFHGDQEDRQQISVAAGATEEQLLDKSLEVHPAPRQLSWQKLEMTAFLHFGINTFTDQEWGDGTDKPDLFNPSRLDTRQWIRTLKDSGFKLAMLTAKHHDGFCLWPSQFTDYSVKSSPWQDGQGDVMRAFVDACHEFGLKVGVYLSPWDRHEKTYGSDAYNDYFVRQLTELLTNYGPVDEVWFDGANGEGPNGVKQEYDWSRYFSTVRALQPEAVIAIMGPDVRWVGTETGFGRETEWSVIPIAYQSTDTSVSTQNSKGIYRPQINPMDYDLGSREKLIGATELAWYPAEVDVSIRPGWFYHANQDEQVKTAEQLLEIYLTSVGRNAVLLLNVPPDQQGRISPIDSTHLAAFHQSLEEIFRTNQLAGGTITPSTSKKRLETGYLTDGSLTTYWEPDADDASPSISVEWEQPHLFGIMALQEPIQEGQRIEKFILEAYVDDVWQSIAEGTTVGYKRILHFPTIKTQRVRLIFPEYRGPAPRIASWGLYKDLPQVYFEPKGMAFSDNLRITLHTDDPDALVYYTVDGTTPTVKSKRYAGPIEIFGTTEIRTIAVSPSGTKGFVKSQLYNKARYKILLEHAPDIRYTAGGSLILSDGIRGGTQFDNNRWLGFQGEDLEAIIDLGTLGRMDGITLHFLEDLSQKIFPPEYVDIYVGTNLKNWRKIGRLRPESGETSNLPRTVDLSLDRNLENIRFIKVFGKNQTIPKGMQDEGDPAWIFIDEISIR, encoded by the coding sequence ATGGGGAGAACAGTGTATTGGAATGTATTGCAGAGCGTGCTTGGTCTGGGGATCGTCCTGGCCATGACAGGGTGTTTCCATGGTGATCAGGAGGACCGACAACAGATTTCGGTGGCGGCCGGAGCGACTGAGGAACAGCTTCTTGATAAATCATTGGAAGTGCATCCCGCACCTCGTCAGTTAAGCTGGCAGAAACTGGAAATGACGGCTTTTCTGCATTTTGGTATCAATACATTTACAGACCAGGAATGGGGCGACGGGACTGACAAGCCGGATCTGTTTAATCCCTCCCGGCTGGATACCAGGCAATGGATCAGGACGCTCAAAGATTCAGGGTTCAAACTGGCCATGCTTACCGCCAAACACCACGACGGGTTTTGTTTGTGGCCTTCCCAGTTCACCGACTATTCGGTCAAAAGCAGCCCCTGGCAAGATGGTCAGGGTGATGTCATGCGTGCGTTTGTAGATGCCTGTCATGAATTTGGACTGAAGGTAGGTGTCTATCTTTCACCATGGGACCGGCACGAAAAGACCTACGGCAGTGATGCTTACAACGACTATTTCGTCCGGCAGCTGACTGAGCTGCTGACCAACTATGGTCCGGTGGATGAGGTTTGGTTTGACGGCGCCAATGGGGAAGGACCCAATGGGGTTAAGCAGGAGTACGACTGGAGCCGGTATTTTTCAACGGTTCGGGCACTGCAACCAGAGGCGGTTATTGCAATCATGGGTCCTGATGTCCGGTGGGTAGGCACGGAGACCGGATTTGGCCGGGAGACCGAGTGGAGCGTGATACCTATTGCCTATCAGTCCACGGATACTTCCGTATCCACACAGAATAGTAAAGGCATTTACCGCCCACAGATCAATCCGATGGATTACGATCTGGGCAGCCGGGAGAAACTGATTGGCGCCACTGAGCTGGCGTGGTACCCTGCCGAAGTGGATGTCAGCATACGGCCGGGTTGGTTTTATCATGCCAATCAGGATGAGCAGGTAAAGACGGCTGAGCAATTGCTGGAGATCTACCTGACATCCGTAGGACGAAATGCAGTCCTCCTTTTGAATGTGCCTCCTGATCAGCAAGGCAGGATCTCGCCTATCGATTCAACCCACCTGGCTGCATTTCATCAATCCCTTGAGGAGATTTTTCGGACCAATCAGCTAGCCGGAGGGACCATCACTCCTTCCACCAGTAAAAAGAGGCTTGAAACCGGATACCTGACCGACGGTTCCCTGACAACCTATTGGGAGCCCGATGCGGATGATGCTTCCCCATCGATATCCGTAGAATGGGAACAGCCCCACTTATTTGGGATCATGGCATTGCAGGAACCTATTCAGGAAGGACAGCGCATTGAAAAATTCATCCTCGAAGCATATGTTGATGATGTGTGGCAGTCGATAGCGGAAGGAACTACCGTGGGATATAAGCGGATATTGCATTTTCCGACAATTAAAACACAGCGGGTACGACTCATTTTTCCGGAATACCGCGGGCCAGCTCCACGGATTGCTTCCTGGGGTCTGTACAAGGATCTGCCTCAGGTTTATTTTGAACCCAAAGGCATGGCCTTCAGCGATAATCTGCGTATCACGCTGCATACCGATGATCCGGATGCGTTGGTTTATTATACGGTGGACGGCACCACTCCGACTGTGAAATCGAAGCGGTATGCTGGCCCCATTGAAATATTTGGTACCACCGAGATCAGGACCATTGCAGTTTCGCCTTCCGGGACAAAAGGATTTGTAAAATCCCAGTTGTACAATAAAGCACGCTATAAGATCCTCCTAGAACACGCCCCGGATATCCGCTATACGGCAGGGGGAAGTCTGATCCTTTCAGACGGCATACGCGGTGGTACCCAATTTGATAATAATCGCTGGCTCGGATTTCAGGGCGAAGACCTGGAAGCCATTATTGATCTGGGCACCCTGGGCCGTATGGATGGCATTACCCTGCATTTCCTGGAAGATTTAAGCCAGAAAATCTTTCCGCCGGAATACGTAGATATTTATGTAGGCACCAATCTTAAAAATTGGAGAAAGATAGGGCGTTTGCGCCCTGAATCCGGCGAAACATCCAATCTGCCCAGGACCGTAGACCTGTCCTTGGACCGGAACCTGGAAAATATCCGCTTCATCAAAGTATTCGGTAAAAACCAGACCATTCCGAAAGGGATGCAGGATGAGGGCGATCCTGCTTGGATCTTTATCGATGAAATCAGTATCAGATAG
- a CDS encoding Na+:solute symporter, producing the protein MALNGADWIFIIAFFIISLVIGLVVAKQSGKNTSEFFLSGRSMPWWLLGVSMVATTFSADTPNLVTSIVRQDGVAGNWVWWAFLITGMMTVFIYAKLWRRSGVLTDLEFYELRYSGKMAAFLRGFRAIYLGFFFNVMILATVSLAAIKMGSIMLGLQPWQTLLYASVITVIYSAMGGLRGVIITDFFQFGIAMAGSIIAAIVIMQLPQVGGVRQLLSHPEVQAKLNILPNLSDPDQLWSLLILPLAIQWWSVWYPGAEPGGGGYIAQRMLAAKDENHAVGATMLFNAAHYALRPWPWILIALASLVVFPQLEHIQSAFPQIPVDKIGHDLGYPAMLTFLPHGLLGLVVASLIAAFMSTLSTQLNWGSSYLVNDFYRRFINPNASEKQLVSAGRISTVALMIFAAIFALLLTDALQGFSILLQIGAGTGLIFILRWFWWRINAYSELAAMVISFAVALYFELLHTRLGFDPVSTHWKLIIAVGITTVGWLIVTFLTRPTEHKTLVNFYQVTQPDATGWKPVVESAVKEGALHKDQIQHGKLPLQIACIFIGCFAIYGSLFAAGFWIYGRIVSAIIGTVIAGLSITGLLILWNRIRNL; encoded by the coding sequence ATGGCATTAAATGGAGCAGACTGGATTTTTATCATAGCCTTTTTCATCATTTCTCTGGTGATAGGCCTGGTGGTAGCCAAGCAGTCCGGAAAGAATACTTCCGAATTTTTCCTTTCAGGACGCAGCATGCCCTGGTGGTTATTGGGTGTTTCCATGGTGGCCACAACATTCTCGGCAGACACACCCAATCTGGTGACCAGCATCGTGCGCCAGGACGGAGTTGCTGGAAACTGGGTATGGTGGGCATTTCTGATCACAGGAATGATGACGGTATTCATTTACGCCAAGTTATGGCGGCGTTCCGGAGTCCTGACGGATCTCGAATTTTACGAGCTTAGATATTCAGGCAAGATGGCTGCTTTCCTGCGTGGATTCCGGGCTATTTACCTGGGATTTTTCTTCAATGTCATGATTCTGGCAACCGTTTCACTGGCTGCGATAAAGATGGGAAGTATCATGCTGGGCCTGCAGCCTTGGCAAACCTTGCTTTATGCCTCGGTCATCACGGTGATCTACAGTGCCATGGGTGGACTGCGGGGTGTGATCATAACGGATTTTTTCCAGTTTGGTATCGCCATGGCCGGATCGATCATTGCCGCCATTGTTATCATGCAACTGCCCCAGGTTGGTGGCGTCCGCCAGTTACTTTCCCATCCGGAGGTACAGGCAAAACTGAACATTTTACCCAACCTGTCAGACCCTGACCAATTGTGGTCGCTATTGATATTGCCGCTGGCGATACAATGGTGGAGCGTATGGTATCCCGGAGCTGAGCCGGGAGGCGGTGGTTATATTGCACAACGGATGCTTGCAGCTAAAGATGAAAATCACGCCGTTGGGGCAACCATGCTTTTCAATGCAGCGCATTATGCTTTGCGGCCCTGGCCCTGGATCCTCATCGCTCTGGCATCCCTGGTCGTATTCCCGCAACTGGAACACATTCAGTCTGCATTTCCTCAGATTCCGGTGGATAAAATCGGTCATGACCTTGGATATCCGGCCATGCTGACTTTCCTGCCCCACGGACTGTTGGGATTGGTCGTCGCATCATTGATCGCGGCATTTATGTCAACATTGTCAACACAACTTAACTGGGGATCGAGTTACCTGGTTAACGATTTTTACCGTCGGTTTATCAATCCAAATGCATCCGAGAAGCAGCTCGTTTCTGCCGGGCGTATCTCAACAGTGGCGTTGATGATCTTTGCCGCCATTTTTGCATTGTTGTTGACAGACGCGTTACAGGGCTTTTCGATCTTGTTGCAAATCGGAGCCGGAACCGGCTTGATTTTTATCCTGCGCTGGTTCTGGTGGCGGATCAATGCGTATAGTGAATTAGCCGCGATGGTAATCTCATTTGCTGTTGCACTCTATTTTGAATTGCTGCACACCAGATTGGGATTTGATCCGGTTTCAACGCACTGGAAACTGATTATCGCTGTCGGGATAACGACTGTAGGATGGTTGATTGTCACCTTCCTGACCAGACCCACCGAACATAAGACCCTGGTCAATTTCTACCAGGTGACACAGCCGGACGCCACCGGATGGAAACCGGTCGTGGAGAGTGCCGTAAAGGAGGGTGCTTTGCATAAAGATCAGATCCAGCACGGTAAGCTTCCATTGCAGATCGCATGCATTTTTATTGGTTGCTTTGCTATCTACGGTTCATTATTTGCAGCTGGATTCTGGATATATGGAAGAATTGTATCCGCCATTATCGGTACTGTCATCGCAGGTCTGTCTATAACCGGGCTCCTGATCCTCTGGAACCGGATCAGGAATTTATAG
- a CDS encoding DUF1800 domain-containing protein has protein sequence MDRRTFLQKPVNNLAFIPPPPRQNLDSYAGLWTEQEAGHLLRRTLFGTSPDQIIESVNLGLEATLNRLLEDLPMPDPPVNFNDENDVNAPIGTTWVDKPYSPQDTNNDEVRFRRQSLLSWTMQLALEPHINIREKMWLFWHNHFVVSDVNDPKYNYSYAQLLRKHATGNFRDLAKEITIDPAMLRFLNGNDNTVEAPNENYARELLELFTIGKGPQVGPGDYTNYTEEDVVAIAKILTGWRDKGFFAQQQVPVESIFRSSRHDKSTKKLSPRFDEVSIANGGANEYKTLIDILFSKKETARFLCRNLYQFFVYYRIDEFVEENIIEPMADTLVTSNFEVKPVLRQLFGSSHFYDAELYGAMIKNPMDFVGSTVRNFSTTSPVGLVPTYVFHLLLNRAVDAMDMRLFSAPDVAGWKAYYQEPSFYQNWINSTTLRNRQDWINIVTGRKGGNNLEPIIIDPFKLLELTSDPSDIYTLLNEWIAWLLPQPITQGQYDTLKNTLIPGLPDYEWKLEYGEYLSNPNDVEIKEALRRKLLDLVFTLLSMPEYYLA, from the coding sequence ATGGATCGTCGAACATTTCTACAAAAGCCGGTAAACAATCTTGCATTCATCCCGCCGCCGCCAAGGCAAAACTTAGACTCTTATGCAGGGCTCTGGACTGAACAGGAAGCAGGACATCTGCTTCGCCGCACGTTATTCGGCACTTCGCCTGACCAGATCATAGAATCCGTAAACCTGGGCCTGGAAGCAACCCTGAATCGTTTATTAGAAGATCTCCCCATGCCTGACCCTCCGGTCAATTTCAATGACGAGAATGATGTCAATGCCCCAATAGGTACCACCTGGGTTGATAAGCCCTATAGCCCCCAGGATACGAACAATGATGAAGTGCGATTCCGTAGGCAGTCACTGCTGTCCTGGACCATGCAGCTAGCCCTGGAGCCACACATCAACATCCGGGAAAAAATGTGGTTGTTCTGGCACAACCATTTTGTGGTAAGTGATGTCAACGATCCCAAGTACAATTATTCCTATGCCCAGTTGTTGCGTAAACATGCCACCGGCAATTTCCGTGACCTGGCTAAAGAAATTACGATCGACCCCGCTATGTTGCGCTTTCTGAATGGTAATGACAATACCGTAGAGGCACCAAATGAGAATTATGCTCGCGAGCTCCTGGAATTATTCACCATTGGAAAAGGTCCGCAAGTTGGTCCCGGCGATTATACCAACTATACGGAGGAAGATGTAGTTGCCATAGCCAAAATCCTCACAGGCTGGCGTGATAAAGGTTTTTTTGCCCAGCAGCAAGTACCTGTTGAGTCAATCTTCCGATCCAGCCGGCACGATAAGAGCACCAAAAAGTTAAGTCCCCGCTTTGATGAGGTCTCCATTGCCAATGGAGGAGCTAATGAGTACAAGACCCTCATCGACATTCTGTTCTCAAAAAAGGAGACGGCCCGTTTTCTGTGCCGTAATCTATATCAGTTTTTCGTCTACTACCGTATCGACGAATTTGTAGAGGAAAACATCATCGAGCCAATGGCTGATACGCTGGTGACAAGCAATTTTGAAGTAAAACCGGTACTGCGCCAGTTGTTCGGGAGCAGTCATTTTTACGATGCAGAACTCTATGGGGCGATGATAAAAAATCCGATGGATTTTGTCGGAAGCACTGTCCGCAACTTCTCCACTACAAGCCCCGTAGGACTGGTTCCCACCTATGTATTCCACCTTTTACTTAACCGGGCTGTCGACGCGATGGACATGCGTCTTTTCAGCGCGCCGGATGTAGCAGGGTGGAAAGCGTATTACCAGGAACCCAGCTTTTACCAGAATTGGATCAATTCCACGACCCTGCGCAATCGTCAGGATTGGATCAATATCGTGACTGGTAGAAAAGGAGGGAACAACCTGGAGCCGATCATCATTGATCCGTTCAAACTACTGGAATTGACCAGCGATCCTTCCGACATCTACACGCTGCTGAATGAGTGGATCGCCTGGTTGCTGCCACAGCCCATTACGCAAGGGCAATATGACACCTTAAAAAACACCCTGATACCGGGATTGCCTGATTACGAATGGAAGCTGGAATATGGAGAATACCTTTCCAATCCCAATGATGTGGAAATTAAAGAAGCCCTGAGACGTAAACTCCTGGATCTGGTTTTTACCCTGTTAAGCATGCCTGAATATTATCTGGCTTAA
- a CDS encoding DUF1501 domain-containing protein, which yields MKRRTFLRNTSLATLPVALPGLNQTYRKLLSYLTENTDKILVLIQCSGGYDGLNMVLPLDQYDGLSRARANLLIPETQGIKLTDQVALHPALAPMAEMFREGQLQIIQGVGYPEQNRSHFRSTDIWTSGSASDQYLNTGWLGRYLDDLYPGYPEGYPNAEDPDPFAITMQGTVSETCQGIGGNFSMSVNDPFALAPLTISTAGNAPDTYYGDELAFLRDAILKTNQYSDVIQAAAEKGKNQVSYPENNNLANQLRNVALLISGGLQTRIYVASMGGYDTHANQITPGDATKGAHADLMEELSSAIAAFQADLNALGYQEKVLGMTFTEFGRRIRSNYSLGTDHGSAAPLFLFGSCVEGSIVGHNPEIPDDVDPLEGVALQHDFRNIYGSLFEHWFEIPKEKVGLLLYPEYQSLPILKNCSTATSSRHSYSSFSTASIVPNPIRQSGKLVWEHPGGKVRIQIMNVLGSVISTLYDGNLASGPQTIELDTHRLIPGTYYIYLMTTLGQRTLRMVKL from the coding sequence ATGAAACGCCGAACTTTTCTGCGAAATACATCGCTGGCCACACTCCCCGTTGCCCTACCCGGTTTAAACCAAACGTACCGGAAATTATTAAGTTATCTCACGGAGAATACCGATAAGATCCTGGTCCTGATCCAGTGTTCGGGAGGTTATGACGGACTGAATATGGTCCTTCCTTTAGATCAATACGATGGTTTATCAAGAGCACGGGCCAATCTGCTGATACCGGAAACCCAAGGCATTAAGCTGACCGATCAGGTTGCCCTTCACCCGGCTCTGGCTCCAATGGCTGAAATGTTCCGGGAAGGACAACTGCAAATCATCCAGGGAGTTGGCTATCCGGAACAGAACAGGTCCCATTTCCGGTCCACGGATATCTGGACATCCGGTTCTGCTTCCGATCAGTACCTGAATACCGGATGGCTGGGCAGATACCTGGACGATCTGTATCCGGGCTATCCTGAAGGTTACCCGAATGCGGAAGATCCGGACCCTTTTGCGATCACCATGCAGGGTACGGTCAGCGAAACCTGTCAGGGTATCGGAGGAAATTTTTCAATGAGTGTGAACGATCCTTTTGCATTGGCGCCACTCACGATCAGCACGGCCGGTAATGCTCCGGACACTTACTATGGTGACGAACTTGCTTTCCTGAGAGATGCCATATTAAAAACCAATCAATACTCGGACGTTATCCAGGCAGCAGCTGAGAAAGGTAAAAACCAGGTGAGCTATCCGGAAAATAATAACCTGGCCAACCAATTACGCAATGTTGCCCTGCTCATCTCCGGAGGACTCCAGACCCGAATTTATGTTGCTTCCATGGGTGGATACGACACCCATGCCAACCAGATCACCCCTGGCGATGCAACCAAGGGGGCACATGCTGATTTAATGGAAGAATTGTCCTCGGCTATCGCCGCATTTCAGGCTGACCTCAACGCCCTGGGATACCAGGAAAAAGTTCTGGGAATGACCTTCACCGAGTTCGGGCGGCGGATCCGTTCCAATTACAGCCTGGGTACCGATCACGGATCGGCTGCTCCTTTGTTCTTATTTGGATCCTGTGTGGAAGGGAGCATTGTAGGCCATAACCCGGAGATACCCGATGATGTGGACCCGCTGGAAGGCGTTGCCCTACAGCACGATTTCCGCAATATCTACGGCTCTCTTTTCGAACACTGGTTTGAAATACCAAAGGAGAAAGTTGGCTTGCTGTTGTATCCGGAATACCAGAGTTTACCTATCCTGAAAAATTGCAGTACAGCGACCAGCAGCCGGCATAGCTACTCATCCTTTTCAACTGCCAGTATTGTACCAAATCCAATCCGTCAGTCGGGTAAATTGGTGTGGGAACATCCGGGCGGAAAAGTCCGCATTCAGATTATGAATGTCCTGGGATCGGTGATCAGCACCCTGTACGATGGGAATCTTGCCTCAGGTCCGCAGACGATCGAGCTGGATACTCACCGCTTAATTCCTGGAACCTATTACATTTACCTGATGACAACACTGGGGCAACGCACCCTGCGCATGGTAAAACTATAG